The DNA region GGGGCCTTCGTGCCCGGCACCGTCGCACAGGCCGCGACGCGGACCTCCGTACCGACGCAGACGTACACCAACGCCGAGAAGGTCGACGGCGCGCTCGTCGCCCCCTTCGGCCGCCACCTCGCCTGGGGCAACGACCCCCGTACGGAGATCACCGTCTCCTGGCAGGTCCCGGTCGCGGTGAAGAAGCCCTTCGTCCGCATCGGCGCCCACCCCTGGGACCTCTCCCACAAGATCGACGCCGAGGTCCGCACCCTCTTCACCCCGGCAGGCGTCGGCGCGAGCGGCAACCACACCCAGTACTACGTGCACGCCAAGCTCACCCACCTGCGGCCCGGCCGGACGTACTACTACGGAGTCGGCCACGCGGGCTTCGACCCGGCCGAGGCGCACCTGCTGGGCACGCTCGGCACCTTCACCACCGCCCCCGCGCACAAGGAGCCGTTCACCTTCACCGCCTTCGGCGACGAGGGCGTCAGCTATCACGGCCTCGCCAACAACAGCCTGCTGCTCGGCCAGAACCCGGCCTTCCACCTGCACGCCGGTGACATCGCCTACGCCGACCCGGCCGGTTCCGGCCAGGCCTCGGACACCGGTTTCGACTCGCGTGTCTGGGACCAGTTCCTCGCCCAGACCGAGTCGGTCGCCAAGTCCGTCCCGTGGATGCCGGCCTACGGCAACCACGACATGGAGGCCTGGTACTCGCCCAACGGCTACGGCGGCGAAGAGGCCCGCTGGAACCTTCCGGACAACGGGCCCGACAAGAAGAACCTGCCGGGCGTCTACTCCTTCGTCTACGGCAACACCGCGGTCATCTCGCTCGACGCCAACGACATCTCGTTCGAGATCCCCGCCAACCTGGGGATCTCCGGCGGTACGCAGACCAAGTGGCTGGAGGCGCAGCTGAAGAAGTACCGCGCCTCGAAGGACGTCGACTTCGTCGTCGTCTTCTTCCACCACTGCGCCTACTGCACCTCCACCTCGCACGCCTCGGAGGGGGGTGTGCGGCAGGAGTGGGTGCCGCTGTTCGAGAAGTACACGGTCGACCTGGTCATCAACGGCCACAACCACCAGTACGAGCGCACGGACGTCATCAAGGCGGGCAAGGTCGCCAAGAAGCTTCCGATCGGCGGTACGGCGTATCCCGAGACGGACGGTGTGGTGTACGTGACGGCGGGTGCGGCCGGTCGCAGTCTGTACGCGTTCACCGCGCCGCTGTCCTACGAGGGGCACGAGAACGAGGTCGAGTCCGTCGCCTCCTTCATCAACACGAAGGATGGCAAGGTCAACGAGACGGTCGCGTGGTCTCGGGTGCGGTATCTCGACTACTCGTTCTTGCGGGTGGATGTGACGCCGGCGTCTCGGGGGCGGCTTGCGACGCTGAAGGTGCGGGGGATCGCCGAGACGGGTGAGGAGGTTGACCACTTCACTGTGGCGCGGCGGGTTCGGTGACCTGGTCGTGGTTCGGCGGGTGCGGGTGCGGGTGAGTGGGGGCTGGTCGCGCAGTTCCCCGCGCCCCTGAAAGATTGCGCAGTTCCCCGCGCCCCTTGATGGCCCCCCGCGCCCCTGAAGAAGGCGCCCGCGCCCCCGGACAGGGCGCGGGCGCCTTCTTTGCAGGGCTACATGCCCCTCAGTACCGCCTGCTTGGCCAGGGTGAATTCCTCGTCCGTGAGGACGCCGGACTTGTGGAGGTCGCCGAGTTCGCGGAGGCGGCGCAGGAGGGCGTCGTGGTCGGCCTCCGGGGGCGGCTCCGGGGCGGCGGAGAGTTGCCTGGGCGGGGTGTCCGTGGTGGACGGGGCCGACGGGTGCGGGAGGCGGGCCTGTACCGCCGCCGCGACCAGGGCCATCAGGGGGTCCTTCTTGAAGCCCCACAGATCCACGGAGTTGGGGTCGTACTTCGGCGGGGCCTTCGTGGGCGCGCCCCGGACGGTGAAGCGCAGGAAGCCGTTCTCCAGTCCGACCGCGGGGTGCCACTCCACGGACTGGATGTCGGCCAGGGCGAGCGTGCGGGCGCCGGCCGCCGACTTGGCCTCCTCCGTCTTCCAGTTCCACTCCAGGCGGATGTTCTCCCCGTCGAAGCTCGCGGTGCCGTCGCCCGCCGAGACCGACAGGGGCACCGCGGGCCCCGGCAGCAGATAGCGGTCGACGGCGGTGGCCGGCACCTCGTCCAGGAGCAGCGCGTTGCGGATCTCGTCCACGAAGTACTCGGCGACGCCGTAGCGGTCCGAGTCGACGGTCATCTGGTAGGGGTCGGAGGAGTCCGTGAGTCTGCCGCCTGTCGCGTGCAGCAGCGGGTCGGCGCCGTCGCGCAGCCGCAGCCTGAGCCGTCCGGACTTCTTGCCCTGTTCGAACGAGATCCCCGCCAACGCGCCCAGCGGGACCGCGAGTTCGCCCAACGTCTTGCGCAGCAGGCCCACGTTCTTGTCACGGCCTGGCACGAGCCGCAGGGCGTCGCCGTCGAAGGTCCACGTGCCGTCCCGTTGGATGATTTCCGCCATGAGGGGGATTGTTTCACCGGCTGTGCGGGAGAGTGGTCTATACCCATTCGAAGGGAGCGCATGTGAGACAGCACAGAACGCCCCGACTCCTCGGTACGCTGCTGCTCGTGGTGGCTGCAGGTATCTCCGTCGTCGGCGCGGCACCGTCCGCCGCCGGCCGAACCGCTACTCCGCTCGGCCAGGTGATCCCGGCCCCCGCCTCTGTCGACGCGGGCGGATCCCCGTACCGGATCACCGGTGATACGCGCATTCGTGTGGACGACTCGCGGGAGGCCCGGCGCATCGGCTCGTATCTGGCCGATGTCCTGCGCCCGTCGACCGGCTACCGGCTGCCGGTCACGGACGGCGGCGGCCGCGACGGCATCCGGCTCCAGCTCAGCCGCAAGGACTCCGCGCTCGGCGCGGAGGGCTACCGGCTGCAGAGCGGCAAGGGCGCCGTCACCATCACGGCCCGGGAGCCCGCCGGGCTCTTCCACGGCGTGCAGACCCTGCGCCAGCTCCTGCCGGCCGCGGTCGAGAAGGACTCCGTACAGCCCGGACCCTGGGCGGTCGCCGGCGGCACCATCACCGACACGCCCCGCTACGGCTACCGCGGCGCGATGCTGGACGTCTCCCGGCACTTCTTCGGCGTCGATCAGGTCAAGCGCTACATCGACCAGTTGGCGCTCTACAAGGTCAACACGCTGCACCTCCACCTCAGCGACGACCAGGGCTGGCGGATCGCGATCGACTCCTGGCCGCGGCTCGCGACGTACGGCGGGTCCACGCAGGTCGGCGGCGGGCCCGGCGGCTTCTACACGAAGGCCCAGTACAAGGAGATCGTCCGGTACGCCACCTCGCGATACCTCGAAGTCGTGCCCGAGATCGACATGCCCGGCCACACCAACGCGGCGCTCGCCTCGTACGCGGAGCTGAACTGCGACGGGGTCGCGCCGCCGCTCTACACCGGTACCGAGGTCGGCTTCAGCTCGCTGTGCGTCGACAAGCCGGTGACGTACGACTTCGTGGACGACGTGATCCGTGAGCTGGCCGCCATCACGCCCGGCAGGTACATCCACATCGGCGGGGACGAGGCGCACTCGACGCCCCACGAGGACTTCGTGGAGTTCATGACCAAGGTCCAGCCGGTCGTCGCCAAGTACGGGAAGAAGGTCATGGGCTGGCACCAGCTGACCGGGGCGAGCCCCGCGAAGGGCGCGCTGGCCCAGTACTGGGGGCTCGACGACACGAACGCCGCCGAGAAGGAGCAGGTCGCGGCGGCCGCGCGGAACGGGACCGGGCTGGTCCTGTCGCCCGCCGACCGGGTGTACCTCGACATGAAGTACAACGCGGACACCCCGCTCGGCCTCGACTGGGCCGGCCTGGTGGAGGTCAAGCGGTCGTACGACTGGGATCCCGGCAACTACCTTGCGGGCGTGCCCGGTTCGGCGGTCCGGGGTGTCGAGGCACCGCTGTGGACGGAGACCCTCTCCACCTCGGCGAACCTCGACTACATGGCGTTCCCGCGGCTGCCCGGGGTGGCCGAGCTCGGCTGGTCGCCCGCGGCCACGCACGACTGGGACACGTACAAGGTGCGGCTCGCGGCACAGGCGCCGCGCTGGGACGCGATGGGGACCGGCTACTACCGGTCGTCGCAAGTCCCCTGGCCCGCCGAGTAGTTGAACCCGGCTGGTTGAGGCCCGGCTGGTTGAGGCCAGGCAGCTGAACACGGCGGCGGGCGCCCCCTGGGACCGTACTTGGGGACGCCCGCCTGCTTGTGGGAGCTGTAAGTCGGTGCCTACAGCCCGGCGATGGGGTTCTTCAGGTTCCCGACGAGCTGGAGGGCTCCGGCGGGATCGGCGAGATCCACCATCTGCTTGTTGTTGCGCAGCTGGAGTCGGTTCAGGCAGGACAGCGAGAACTCGGGCGCGAACATGTCGTACTGCTTGAACTTGTCCGCGAGTTCGGGCGTGGCCGCCTGGTACTCGTGTACGCAGTCGGCGACCGTCCGCCAGAAGTCGTCCTCCTCCAGGACGCCCTCGCTCGCCAGGTTCGCGGCGAGGAAGCGGAAGAAGCAGTCGAAGACGTCCGTGAAGATCGACAGGAGTTTCTTGTCCTCGGGCACGTCGACGCGCAGCCGTTCGACCGTCGGCGGGAGCACCGCGTCCGGGTCCATGACGGCGATCTCCTCGGCGATGTCCTTGTAGATCGCCCGCTCGACGACACCGTCCTTGAGTACGAGGATGACGTTCTCGCCGTGCGGCATGAACACCAGGTCGTACGCGTAGAAGCTGTGCAGCAGCGGTGTGAAGTAGGCCCGCAGATAGCGGCGCAGCCACTCCACCGGTGTCAGCCCCGACCGCTCGACCAGCGTGGCGGCGATCGACGCGCCCTCGTGGTCGACGTGCACGAGCGAGGCCATGGTGGCCAGCGACTCGCCGTCCCGGAGCGAGGAGACCGGGCTCTCGCGCCACAGGGCGGCGAGCATCTTCCGGTACGGGGAGTAGCGGTCGGTGGCGGCCTCGTACTCCAGGTGCCGGTAGCCGACGGCCGCCCGCTCGCGGATGATCGACAGGCCCGTCGACTTCAACACCGGGTCGTTGTCGATGAGTTGCGCGAGCCAGTCGTTGATGGCCGGGGTCGCCTCCATGTAGGCGGCGGACAGGCCGCGCATGAAGCCCATGTTGATGACCGACAGGGCGGTCTTCACATAGTGCTTCTCGGGGGCGCTCTTGTTGAAGAACGTCCGGATCGACTGCTGGGCCAGGTACTCGTCGTCGCCCTC from Streptomyces sp. NBC_00258 includes:
- a CDS encoding DUF4429 domain-containing protein, with the protein product MAEIIQRDGTWTFDGDALRLVPGRDKNVGLLRKTLGELAVPLGALAGISFEQGKKSGRLRLRLRDGADPLLHATGGRLTDSSDPYQMTVDSDRYGVAEYFVDEIRNALLLDEVPATAVDRYLLPGPAVPLSVSAGDGTASFDGENIRLEWNWKTEEAKSAAGARTLALADIQSVEWHPAVGLENGFLRFTVRGAPTKAPPKYDPNSVDLWGFKKDPLMALVAAAVQARLPHPSAPSTTDTPPRQLSAAPEPPPEADHDALLRRLRELGDLHKSGVLTDEEFTLAKQAVLRGM
- a CDS encoding IucA/IucC family protein — protein: MTLSDAVAHLSPHRWARANRLLIRKALAEFTHERLITPEPIDGGEGSNAGNEGKNPEYAVRSDDGLTSYRFTAARRALDHWQVDAESITRHRDGGELPLHALDFFIELKGALGLSDEVLPVYLEEISSTLAGTSYKLTKPQLTSAELARSGFQEIETGMTEGHPCFVANNGRLGFGVHEYLSYAPETASPVRLVWLAAHRSRAAFTAGVGIEYESFLRDELGEETVARFNDTLRAQELDPADFLFIPVHPWQWWNKLTVTFAAEVAQKHLVCLGEGDDEYLAQQSIRTFFNKSAPEKHYVKTALSVINMGFMRGLSAAYMEATPAINDWLAQLIDNDPVLKSTGLSIIRERAAVGYRHLEYEAATDRYSPYRKMLAALWRESPVSSLRDGESLATMASLVHVDHEGASIAATLVERSGLTPVEWLRRYLRAYFTPLLHSFYAYDLVFMPHGENVILVLKDGVVERAIYKDIAEEIAVMDPDAVLPPTVERLRVDVPEDKKLLSIFTDVFDCFFRFLAANLASEGVLEEDDFWRTVADCVHEYQAATPELADKFKQYDMFAPEFSLSCLNRLQLRNNKQMVDLADPAGALQLVGNLKNPIAGL
- a CDS encoding purple acid phosphatase family protein; amino-acid sequence: MDTPRMGVPEKLAARMNMAEQHEYLRARFSRRTMIRGGAVTLGAVAGGAFVPGTVAQAATRTSVPTQTYTNAEKVDGALVAPFGRHLAWGNDPRTEITVSWQVPVAVKKPFVRIGAHPWDLSHKIDAEVRTLFTPAGVGASGNHTQYYVHAKLTHLRPGRTYYYGVGHAGFDPAEAHLLGTLGTFTTAPAHKEPFTFTAFGDEGVSYHGLANNSLLLGQNPAFHLHAGDIAYADPAGSGQASDTGFDSRVWDQFLAQTESVAKSVPWMPAYGNHDMEAWYSPNGYGGEEARWNLPDNGPDKKNLPGVYSFVYGNTAVISLDANDISFEIPANLGISGGTQTKWLEAQLKKYRASKDVDFVVVFFHHCAYCTSTSHASEGGVRQEWVPLFEKYTVDLVINGHNHQYERTDVIKAGKVAKKLPIGGTAYPETDGVVYVTAGAAGRSLYAFTAPLSYEGHENEVESVASFINTKDGKVNETVAWSRVRYLDYSFLRVDVTPASRGRLATLKVRGIAETGEEVDHFTVARRVR
- a CDS encoding beta-N-acetylhexosaminidase; the encoded protein is MRQHRTPRLLGTLLLVVAAGISVVGAAPSAAGRTATPLGQVIPAPASVDAGGSPYRITGDTRIRVDDSREARRIGSYLADVLRPSTGYRLPVTDGGGRDGIRLQLSRKDSALGAEGYRLQSGKGAVTITAREPAGLFHGVQTLRQLLPAAVEKDSVQPGPWAVAGGTITDTPRYGYRGAMLDVSRHFFGVDQVKRYIDQLALYKVNTLHLHLSDDQGWRIAIDSWPRLATYGGSTQVGGGPGGFYTKAQYKEIVRYATSRYLEVVPEIDMPGHTNAALASYAELNCDGVAPPLYTGTEVGFSSLCVDKPVTYDFVDDVIRELAAITPGRYIHIGGDEAHSTPHEDFVEFMTKVQPVVAKYGKKVMGWHQLTGASPAKGALAQYWGLDDTNAAEKEQVAAAARNGTGLVLSPADRVYLDMKYNADTPLGLDWAGLVEVKRSYDWDPGNYLAGVPGSAVRGVEAPLWTETLSTSANLDYMAFPRLPGVAELGWSPAATHDWDTYKVRLAAQAPRWDAMGTGYYRSSQVPWPAE